The following coding sequences are from one Mesorhizobium onobrychidis window:
- a CDS encoding glycosyltransferase, with translation MVGRDAKHLRSISKTPFAAIDRNARIAVVHDWCPNFRGGEQVLARICKTFPRAEVFTLFDFLPKEIKEEYFPGVIFHVSGMNRLPFVEKYYRSLFFLCPFMIEQFDVTGYDAVISSSAAFSRGVLTRPDQLHLCYVHSPVRYAWDEQFSYLQQAGLGFGPKGLAFRYMLHRLRTWDTRTAHGPDLMLANSNYVRSRIERIYGRDARVVHPPVAIEDLKLVVNKDDYYVTAAFHAPYKRTDLIIEAFSKTPSRRLVVVGDEVQSKHLRSLAGHNIIFTGYLPRHEYIEKIANARAMVFAGCEDFGITLAEAQACGTPLIAFGRGGARDIVRPLGESVHPTGVLFDRQAVDSVAGAIDLFEKNAGSITPHACRMNATRFSEERFDLAILDALGLAQSVQLSRATEHNELFGAESPTRDITDSLAEPILQ, from the coding sequence ATGGTGGGCCGTGATGCCAAACATTTGCGATCCATCAGCAAGACGCCATTTGCCGCGATAGACCGCAACGCCCGCATCGCCGTCGTGCATGATTGGTGCCCCAACTTTCGGGGAGGGGAGCAGGTCCTTGCTCGGATCTGCAAGACTTTTCCGAGAGCCGAGGTCTTCACCCTCTTTGATTTTCTCCCGAAGGAAATCAAGGAAGAGTATTTTCCAGGCGTAATTTTCCACGTTTCCGGCATGAACCGACTTCCGTTCGTGGAAAAGTACTACAGGTCACTTTTCTTTCTCTGTCCGTTTATGATCGAACAATTTGATGTCACAGGTTATGACGCGGTAATTTCCTCTTCGGCCGCATTCTCTCGAGGCGTTCTGACTCGCCCAGACCAACTACACCTGTGCTATGTGCACAGTCCGGTGCGGTATGCGTGGGACGAACAATTCTCCTATTTGCAGCAAGCCGGCTTGGGATTTGGACCGAAAGGTCTTGCCTTTCGTTACATGCTTCACAGGCTGCGGACCTGGGACACCCGAACGGCACATGGTCCTGACCTGATGCTGGCAAACTCGAATTATGTCCGCTCTCGAATCGAACGGATTTACGGCCGCGACGCGCGGGTAGTCCATCCGCCCGTCGCCATCGAGGATCTTAAACTCGTCGTCAACAAGGATGACTACTACGTCACGGCCGCGTTCCACGCCCCGTATAAGCGTACGGATCTGATAATCGAGGCGTTCAGCAAAACGCCGTCGCGTCGCCTGGTTGTTGTCGGCGATGAAGTACAATCCAAGCATCTGCGATCGCTTGCCGGTCACAACATAATCTTCACCGGTTATCTGCCGCGGCATGAATACATCGAAAAAATCGCCAATGCTCGTGCGATGGTGTTCGCTGGATGCGAGGATTTCGGGATAACGCTTGCCGAGGCCCAGGCGTGCGGTACTCCATTGATCGCCTTCGGCCGTGGAGGTGCCCGCGACATTGTCCGGCCGCTTGGCGAGAGCGTCCATCCGACAGGTGTCCTCTTCGACCGTCAGGCCGTCGATTCCGTAGCTGGGGCCATTGATCTATTCGAGAAAAATGCGGGGTCCATTACACCGCACGCCTGCCGTATGAACGCGACGCGGTTCTCCGAGGAAAGGTTCGACCTGGCGATACTCGACGCCCTTGGCTTGGCCCAGTCTGTCCAGCTCTCTCGCGCAACCGAGCACAATGAACTCTTCGGAGCCGAGAGTCCGACGCGCGATATAACCGATTCTCTTGCCGAGCCAATTCTACAATGA
- a CDS encoding glycosyltransferase family 2 protein, which produces MKVVVIVATFGRREHVARLLAQLERQTLLPDAVIISAPDADHTPNNIGCRFPVSSVFGKTGLPAQRNIALDVAGDCFDIITFFDDDFIPADDYLEGVSRAFKQQPDWAVVTGNVLKDGATTAGLTWDEGIQALREAGTATEARAVDRLSAYGCNMSIRAAFIGGLRFDERLVLYGWQEDVDFTSQLRARGRVVFLQSIRGVHLGIKSGRVNGVRFGYSQVANPIYLIRKGTVPSTVALRLMSKNLLANLARSLWPESYIDRRGRLRGNLLALSHVARGRVQPEYILEI; this is translated from the coding sequence ATGAAAGTGGTCGTTATCGTCGCAACGTTTGGTCGCAGGGAACATGTGGCTCGGCTTCTCGCACAGCTTGAGCGACAGACCCTGCTCCCTGACGCGGTGATCATCTCGGCTCCCGACGCCGACCATACTCCCAACAACATAGGTTGCCGGTTTCCTGTATCGAGCGTATTCGGAAAAACCGGCTTGCCGGCACAGCGTAACATCGCCCTTGATGTCGCAGGCGACTGTTTCGACATAATCACCTTTTTCGACGACGACTTCATTCCTGCAGACGACTATCTCGAAGGCGTATCGCGGGCGTTCAAGCAGCAGCCCGACTGGGCCGTGGTGACTGGAAACGTGCTGAAGGACGGTGCGACGACTGCAGGGCTCACGTGGGACGAGGGTATCCAGGCGCTTCGCGAAGCCGGCACAGCGACTGAAGCGCGCGCCGTGGATCGACTCAGCGCCTATGGATGCAACATGTCGATCAGGGCGGCATTCATCGGCGGCCTGCGCTTCGATGAGCGGCTCGTGCTCTATGGGTGGCAGGAAGACGTTGATTTCACCAGCCAATTGAGAGCCAGAGGGCGGGTCGTCTTTTTGCAGTCGATCCGCGGGGTTCATCTCGGCATCAAGAGCGGTCGCGTAAACGGCGTTCGTTTCGGCTATTCTCAGGTGGCGAACCCAATCTACCTCATCCGCAAAGGGACCGTTCCATCGACTGTCGCACTTAGATTGATGAGCAAAAATCTGCTCGCCAATCTCGCGCGCAGCCTCTGGCCGGAATCCTATATCGACCGGAGAGGACGTCTGCGCGGCAATCTCCTGGCTCTTTCACACGTCGCAAGAGGCCGGGTGCAGCCAGAATATATTCTGGAGATCTAA
- a CDS encoding polysaccharide biosynthesis/export family protein — MSAVMSLACMLGVSAANAKDYVLGPQDKLRIKVYEWRASRDTIFGWEALNDEYTVGPNGSVSLPLVGEIKAAGLTTGEIANSIGDRLMKSVGLARKPNTAVEIVQFRPFYVVGKVTQSGEFAYRPGLTVLQALSIAGGLRTREDRDARFEREVIQGQGDVSLLRLSEASLLARKARLEAELSHASDIQFPAQLTSRIQDDVFAMLLKQERLIFQARSEGLDTQVKALHGLREFLQKELTSLEAQLVFLDKQIGSIQKELTAVSALVVKGLAAAPREFSLERALAQAQSERLSAETSLLRGRQEISKTDISILELEDGRKNEITIDLRQTQAELDALDSKTETARRLLYESAVSAPTLFARRTDADLAAPIYTIFRASADGATVQIQANETSAVEPGDTIKIEIPLAPDETGALDLTSTERHEAPGIELKAETVGDAVGIP; from the coding sequence ATGTCGGCGGTGATGTCCTTGGCCTGCATGTTGGGTGTTTCGGCCGCAAACGCCAAAGATTATGTGCTCGGCCCGCAGGATAAGCTCCGCATCAAGGTCTACGAATGGCGTGCGTCGCGCGACACGATATTTGGCTGGGAAGCTCTCAACGACGAATACACGGTCGGTCCCAACGGCTCCGTTTCGCTACCGCTGGTCGGTGAAATCAAGGCTGCCGGCCTCACCACCGGCGAGATTGCGAACTCCATCGGCGACAGGCTGATGAAAAGTGTCGGCCTTGCGCGAAAACCGAATACGGCGGTGGAAATCGTCCAGTTCCGACCGTTCTATGTTGTCGGCAAGGTGACGCAGTCGGGAGAATTCGCATACCGGCCCGGGCTGACCGTCTTGCAGGCATTGAGCATCGCGGGCGGGTTGCGGACTCGAGAGGACAGGGATGCCAGGTTCGAGCGCGAAGTGATCCAGGGCCAAGGGGATGTGAGCCTGCTAAGACTGAGCGAGGCCAGTCTCCTCGCTCGCAAGGCACGACTCGAGGCGGAACTCTCGCATGCCAGCGACATTCAGTTTCCGGCCCAGTTGACGTCGCGTATTCAGGACGACGTCTTTGCCATGCTTTTGAAGCAGGAGCGCTTGATCTTCCAAGCGCGCAGCGAGGGATTGGACACTCAGGTCAAGGCGCTTCATGGTCTGCGTGAGTTCCTCCAGAAGGAACTCACCTCGCTGGAAGCGCAACTCGTTTTCCTCGACAAGCAAATCGGCTCAATCCAGAAGGAGTTGACAGCGGTTTCGGCGCTGGTGGTCAAAGGTCTTGCGGCGGCGCCGCGGGAATTTTCTCTAGAACGAGCCCTTGCCCAAGCGCAGAGCGAGAGGTTGTCGGCGGAAACCAGTCTGCTGCGCGGGCGTCAGGAAATCAGTAAGACAGACATTTCAATTCTCGAACTCGAGGACGGACGGAAAAACGAGATAACGATCGACCTGCGTCAAACTCAAGCTGAACTCGATGCTCTCGACAGCAAGACAGAAACAGCAAGGCGGCTATTGTACGAGTCGGCGGTATCTGCCCCGACCCTTTTTGCCCGCCGAACCGACGCGGATCTGGCTGCGCCGATCTACACGATTTTCCGCGCGTCGGCGGATGGCGCGACAGTGCAAATCCAAGCTAACGAAACGAGTGCCGTAGAGCCCGGAGACACGATCAAGATTGAAATACCACTGGCTCCGGATGAAACAGGCGCGCTGGACTTGACATCGACCGAGCGGCACGAGGCGCCGGGAATAGAACTCAAAGCAGAAACCGTCGGCGATGCTGTAGGCATTCCGTAG
- a CDS encoding TylF/MycF family methyltransferase: MQATELPNVFLTNTFDEWIQQKPSKSQAVRFANKVLRKLGINLVLAPPVRTGWMTSVEQRMDMYHLAGAALFYNVPGDFCELGCHEGKSAVVFQRILQHYDPSRNLHLYDSFEGLPNASAEDGHADAQKGDMATTKDALIANFKRLNLRQPILHQGWFEDTLPTQLPDKIAFAHLDGDLYDSVKVSLEYVYPRLSKGAACLIDDYSDPGLFDSVDLYPGVKKACDEFLSDKPEKVALLYGGFDSTMGFGAHGYFRKL; this comes from the coding sequence ATGCAAGCAACTGAACTACCCAACGTCTTCTTGACCAACACGTTCGATGAATGGATTCAACAGAAGCCATCCAAGTCTCAGGCGGTTCGCTTTGCCAACAAGGTTCTCCGAAAACTTGGAATAAATCTCGTCCTCGCACCACCTGTTCGCACGGGCTGGATGACCAGTGTCGAACAGAGAATGGACATGTATCACTTGGCAGGCGCAGCGCTTTTCTACAACGTACCGGGAGACTTCTGTGAATTGGGATGCCACGAAGGCAAGTCAGCCGTCGTATTCCAACGCATACTTCAGCACTACGATCCAAGCAGGAACCTTCACTTGTATGACAGCTTCGAAGGTCTCCCGAACGCCAGTGCCGAAGACGGCCACGCCGACGCTCAGAAGGGCGACATGGCCACTACGAAGGATGCGCTCATCGCAAACTTCAAGCGTTTGAATCTTCGGCAGCCTATTCTTCACCAGGGATGGTTCGAAGATACGCTTCCCACACAGTTGCCGGACAAAATTGCATTTGCGCATCTGGATGGTGACCTATACGACTCAGTCAAGGTCAGCTTGGAGTATGTGTATCCTCGCCTATCAAAGGGTGCTGCATGTCTGATAGACGACTACAGTGATCCTGGATTGTTCGACTCGGTCGATCTCTATCCGGGGGTAAAGAAGGCCTGCGACGAGTTCCTTAGCGATAAACCCGAAAAGGTTGCGCTTTTGTATGGTGGATTCGATAGCACTATGGGTTTCGGAGCTCATGGATACTTCCGAAAGCTCTGA
- a CDS encoding sugar transferase, with protein MSNVIESNLRHRDDLAIEDWAILVGARPAATLLLRRESDAAATSNTPDPSSPQLNASQDHGTVSLEPDMQMASIEDDARRDRPQPLGGWAKRLLDLMVASTALILAGPILVLIPLLIKVTTGGPVLFVHRRIGFNGKVFDCYKFRTMVPNAEEVLERHLNSNPQAAQEWAANQKLKCDPRILFLGKMLRKSSLDELPQLFNILRGDMSCVGPRPVVADELQRYGAASHEYLKTRPGLTGLWQINGRNMTEYSHRVLLDTQYVRTWSLRRDLSILMRTIPAIMKFDQTS; from the coding sequence ATGTCCAACGTGATCGAAAGCAACCTGCGGCACCGCGATGACTTGGCTATTGAAGACTGGGCCATTCTGGTCGGAGCCAGGCCTGCGGCGACATTGCTTCTTCGGCGTGAAAGCGACGCGGCCGCCACATCGAACACGCCAGACCCATCGTCGCCTCAACTCAACGCAAGCCAAGACCATGGCACCGTCTCGCTTGAGCCGGATATGCAAATGGCAAGCATTGAAGACGACGCGCGGCGCGACCGCCCACAGCCGCTCGGCGGTTGGGCCAAGAGGCTGCTGGATCTGATGGTAGCCTCGACAGCGCTCATTCTGGCCGGTCCGATCCTGGTTCTGATCCCGCTTCTGATCAAGGTCACCACAGGCGGTCCGGTGCTGTTCGTTCACCGCCGTATTGGATTCAACGGAAAGGTCTTCGACTGCTACAAGTTCCGCACCATGGTACCGAATGCCGAGGAGGTGCTCGAACGGCATCTGAACAGCAATCCACAAGCCGCCCAGGAGTGGGCAGCCAACCAGAAGCTGAAGTGCGATCCGCGTATCCTGTTTCTCGGAAAGATGCTTCGCAAATCGAGCCTGGATGAGCTGCCGCAGCTGTTCAACATCTTGCGTGGTGACATGAGTTGCGTCGGTCCGCGACCTGTCGTTGCCGACGAATTGCAACGCTATGGCGCCGCATCGCACGAATATTTGAAGACGCGGCCAGGACTGACTGGCCTCTGGCAGATAAACGGGAGAAACATGACCGAGTATTCACATCGCGTATTACTGGATACGCAGTACGTTCGAACATGGTCTCTGCGCCGCGATCTTTCGATCCTGATGCGGACAATACCGGCCATCATGAAGTTTGATCAGACCTCCTGA
- a CDS encoding GNVR domain-containing protein gives MAILLDRCSSPLFLLQIWIEAMLDRPLAAIAHKPWLGADAPQDFISLADVVSFVRQYLLSILAFIVAGIVCATFYFATSDSIYAARTQILIEPKIPRNLQQQPAEVNLSLDTAQVESQLAVLRSQKIAMMVIDDLGLMDNPTFRDMHGPNIGERFRRAWMSVVEAGGLDTSYAALTNFFQRVLPGPDRIQTNSPQLESERRRSAVEIFNDGLDVQRVGVSYAIDISFQSLDPTLAARIANATAEAFVREQVQTTTKAAGEGIAWLERRMREVGDQMNRATRVAQEFRAKHDYSIGQDETPIEGQGLAPSEEQPTRQTTLEQLEVTADTYRKMYESLLGAYTNSVDQQPYLIANARVITSATSPKKASQPRKTLILAFGALAGMVAGIGFAVARRGLDRNVRTPHQIRRELGLACIGELPVVSFRRGGFGRLDEVLKNPDSSFSGSLGSVKAIMGLAGATPSRRRIGITSVSPGDGKSTVVSNLAALCGVSGTATLVINADHRSALANELLLSSDLNVIDGDSGSRKDIGTQIQFIEKTSFYYLKNDVSNSTNLLVPDNMEKLLSDVGAYSVVIVELPPFSSGAEGLAVCPLLDGVIVVAQWGVTPLDQLEDLTQTLKNTNSSVLGVLMTRVRSVSAHRYRKRAGQAPR, from the coding sequence GTGGCGATCCTGCTCGACCGTTGCAGTTCGCCGCTCTTTTTGTTGCAGATTTGGATTGAAGCCATGCTAGACCGGCCGTTGGCGGCAATTGCTCACAAGCCATGGCTTGGGGCGGACGCCCCGCAGGACTTTATCAGCCTCGCTGACGTTGTTTCATTTGTTCGGCAGTACCTTTTATCGATACTGGCGTTCATCGTCGCCGGAATCGTTTGCGCCACGTTTTACTTTGCTACATCGGATTCTATTTATGCCGCGCGAACCCAGATCCTGATCGAACCAAAGATACCCAGAAACCTTCAGCAGCAACCCGCCGAAGTGAATCTGTCGCTCGATACCGCTCAGGTCGAGAGCCAGCTCGCAGTTCTGCGCTCCCAGAAGATCGCGATGATGGTGATCGATGACCTTGGACTCATGGACAATCCAACGTTCAGGGATATGCACGGTCCGAACATCGGCGAGAGGTTTCGCAGGGCTTGGATGAGTGTCGTTGAGGCCGGCGGGCTCGATACCAGCTATGCCGCGTTGACCAATTTCTTCCAACGAGTGCTGCCCGGGCCGGATCGAATCCAAACCAACAGTCCGCAGCTGGAATCCGAGCGTCGGCGTAGCGCGGTCGAGATTTTCAACGATGGCCTGGATGTCCAGCGTGTCGGTGTCTCGTATGCAATAGACATTTCGTTCCAGTCTCTGGACCCGACATTGGCGGCACGCATCGCAAACGCCACAGCGGAGGCGTTCGTGCGTGAGCAAGTGCAAACGACAACAAAAGCGGCCGGCGAAGGCATCGCATGGTTGGAAAGGCGGATGCGGGAGGTCGGCGATCAGATGAACAGGGCGACCAGGGTCGCCCAGGAGTTTCGCGCAAAACACGACTACAGCATAGGTCAGGACGAGACGCCCATCGAGGGACAGGGTCTCGCGCCCAGCGAAGAACAGCCAACACGCCAGACTACGCTAGAGCAGTTGGAAGTTACAGCCGACACCTATCGCAAGATGTATGAAAGCCTGCTCGGGGCGTATACGAACTCGGTCGACCAGCAGCCTTATCTGATCGCCAATGCTCGTGTCATTACATCCGCAACGAGCCCAAAGAAAGCAAGTCAGCCGCGCAAGACGCTGATCCTCGCCTTTGGCGCACTTGCCGGAATGGTGGCTGGCATCGGATTTGCCGTGGCGCGGCGCGGCCTCGATCGAAACGTGAGGACTCCGCATCAGATCCGCCGCGAACTGGGCCTGGCCTGTATCGGAGAATTGCCGGTGGTCAGTTTCAGGCGGGGTGGTTTTGGCCGGCTTGACGAGGTGCTCAAGAATCCGGACTCTTCATTCAGCGGCAGCCTCGGGAGCGTCAAGGCGATCATGGGCTTGGCCGGGGCCACCCCTTCAAGACGTCGCATCGGAATCACATCCGTGTCCCCCGGTGATGGAAAGAGCACCGTTGTAAGCAATCTGGCGGCCCTGTGTGGAGTGTCGGGCACCGCGACCCTCGTGATCAACGCCGACCATAGGTCGGCACTGGCCAACGAACTTCTCTTGTCCTCCGATCTCAACGTGATCGATGGGGATTCCGGGAGCCGAAAAGATATCGGCACGCAAATCCAGTTCATTGAAAAGACATCGTTTTATTACCTGAAGAACGATGTGTCGAATTCGACGAATTTGCTTGTTCCCGATAATATGGAGAAATTACTGAGCGACGTTGGCGCCTACAGTGTCGTCATTGTTGAGCTCCCACCGTTTAGTTCAGGTGCCGAAGGGCTTGCTGTCTGCCCGCTTCTTGATGGCGTGATTGTGGTGGCGCAGTGGGGCGTGACGCCGCTTGATCAACTGGAAGACCTGACGCAGACACTCAAAAACACCAATTCGTCCGTCCTTGGGGTGTTGATGACACGTGTTCGTTCTGTTTCGGCTCATCGTTACCGGAAGCGCGCAGGCCAAGCACCGCGCTGA
- a CDS encoding response regulator transcription factor, with protein sequence MVPTIQMDSKSPGALEFVSRTTGNGIHLHRHGLAESCLALLDERVLDRQCLAQCLTAYGIGKEILSFGSIEEWRHQENVLSISAILLNVGSRKVTDARTGSEIADLVNEAHPVPVVILADTDDLEQILKALNYGAKAYIPSSIRFEICVEAVNLVLAGGTFVPASSVLAQHKAIDTTVEMTRPMASVFTERQEEVVQALRRGKANKIIAHELNLRESTVKVHIRNIMKKLKATNRTEVVYKLNEMFPGVHVLSRPS encoded by the coding sequence ATGGTTCCGACAATTCAAATGGATAGCAAATCACCCGGTGCACTGGAATTCGTATCGCGGACGACCGGGAATGGAATACATCTTCATAGACACGGCTTAGCCGAATCCTGCCTGGCTCTGCTGGATGAGCGAGTGCTTGACCGACAATGTCTTGCGCAATGCCTGACCGCCTATGGCATCGGGAAGGAAATCCTGTCGTTCGGTTCGATCGAAGAGTGGCGGCATCAAGAGAATGTACTGTCGATATCGGCTATTCTGCTGAACGTGGGCAGCCGAAAGGTGACAGATGCAAGGACCGGCAGCGAAATCGCCGATCTCGTGAATGAGGCCCACCCGGTGCCAGTGGTGATTTTGGCCGATACCGACGATTTAGAGCAGATTCTGAAGGCGTTGAATTATGGCGCAAAAGCCTACATCCCTTCGTCGATCCGTTTCGAGATCTGTGTTGAAGCCGTAAATCTTGTCCTCGCCGGTGGCACATTTGTCCCTGCAAGCAGCGTGCTTGCCCAGCACAAGGCAATCGACACAACCGTCGAAATGACAAGGCCCATGGCGAGTGTGTTCACGGAGCGGCAAGAAGAGGTCGTCCAGGCTCTCAGGCGTGGGAAGGCGAACAAGATAATCGCTCACGAGCTCAACCTCCGAGAGAGCACGGTGAAGGTCCACATCCGCAACATCATGAAGAAGCTGAAGGCGACGAACAGGACGGAGGTCGTCTACAAGCTCAATGAGATGTTTCCTGGCGTCCACGTGTTGAGCCGACCGAGCTAA
- a CDS encoding Crp/Fnr family transcriptional regulator, with protein MSENDHRPTSVAVKSDDKAYIKALGFVPKRYAAETAIVNQGEDGDRVFIIESGWGCISHDLAGGQRQILDFALKGDIVRPQTYSGTALETFVAQTDLAVLEASTKTLALGAAKSPYIASLFLETLARQRAIVAQHLTNVGRRNALARTAHLLLELIARLERVGAVSRTGYACPLTQYDLADALGLTPVHVNRMLRELRERGFLEFRQGHVRVLDRLGVTKFAEFDDRYIDG; from the coding sequence TTGAGTGAGAATGACCACCGGCCGACGTCAGTCGCAGTCAAAAGCGACGATAAGGCGTATATCAAGGCGCTAGGCTTCGTGCCAAAGCGATATGCGGCGGAAACCGCTATCGTCAATCAGGGCGAGGACGGCGATCGCGTCTTCATAATCGAGTCTGGCTGGGGATGCATTTCCCATGATCTTGCCGGTGGCCAGCGACAGATTTTGGATTTTGCGCTGAAGGGCGACATTGTCCGGCCACAGACGTACTCGGGCACTGCTCTTGAGACATTTGTGGCTCAAACCGACCTTGCGGTGTTAGAAGCCTCGACCAAGACACTTGCTCTTGGCGCAGCGAAGTCGCCCTACATAGCCTCCCTTTTTCTCGAAACTCTCGCGCGCCAGAGAGCGATTGTTGCCCAACACCTAACCAATGTAGGTCGACGCAACGCCTTGGCGCGTACGGCGCACCTGCTGCTCGAACTGATAGCGCGATTGGAGCGCGTCGGCGCTGTCAGCCGCACTGGCTATGCATGCCCTCTCACCCAGTACGACCTCGCGGACGCGCTCGGGCTGACGCCCGTCCATGTCAATCGAATGCTGCGGGAATTGCGGGAACGCGGTTTTCTGGAGTTCCGCCAAGGTCATGTCCGCGTGCTGGATCGGCTGGGCGTAACAAAATTTGCCGAGTTCGATGACAGATATATCGATGGTTGA
- a CDS encoding acyltransferase family protein codes for MERNVHYHVMDFLRIFAALLVLLNHFATFAWSSASVTEGSDVAFGFLSAFAGLGAVGVEVFFVISGFVIAMSASGEGGASHALRFARMRATRILPALWLSALVSLAARALYGEDFSHLLMDFCRSVILSPKGPYIDGVVWSLVVEAVFYVLVAGSILSRFRLSLYDLAKIIGFSSSAYLLIVSGLHLLPPSSWSEEAISVLSRFPFKLLLLQHGVFFAAGMIFFLVRNGGDDHVKMGHHAWKAVLLLLFGSMSTVEIFISIERGYEYKLSAVIIWLICMYAMAAGIKYGEFVKHKPYRHNALVKYIGGISYPIYLNHYSFGMIMVSWLFSLGFPMPIVFVLSILLVLGLSMAVMWLEKRMQNAVRGRFPKPAAKRDQHGGLASPIGNQETPRLLGGEQWGRNR; via the coding sequence ATGGAACGCAATGTCCACTACCACGTCATGGACTTCTTGCGCATTTTTGCAGCGCTTTTGGTGTTACTGAACCATTTCGCGACATTCGCCTGGAGCAGTGCGTCAGTCACCGAGGGAAGCGATGTCGCCTTCGGTTTTCTGTCGGCGTTTGCCGGTTTGGGTGCTGTAGGGGTCGAAGTTTTTTTCGTAATTTCCGGGTTTGTCATTGCCATGAGCGCCTCAGGCGAAGGGGGCGCGTCGCACGCGCTGCGTTTCGCGCGCATGCGCGCTACGCGTATATTGCCCGCCTTGTGGCTGTCCGCGCTCGTCAGCTTGGCCGCACGAGCTCTTTATGGCGAGGATTTTTCCCATCTTCTGATGGATTTTTGCAGATCGGTAATATTGTCCCCTAAAGGCCCTTATATCGACGGGGTCGTATGGTCTCTCGTCGTCGAGGCTGTATTTTACGTCTTGGTGGCCGGGTCAATTTTGTCGAGGTTTCGTTTATCACTCTATGATCTGGCCAAAATAATAGGGTTCTCTAGCTCGGCATACCTTCTTATTGTCTCCGGGTTGCATTTGCTGCCGCCGTCCTCGTGGTCGGAGGAAGCGATTTCAGTGCTTTCGCGGTTCCCCTTCAAACTGCTTCTGCTGCAGCACGGCGTTTTCTTCGCTGCAGGTATGATCTTCTTTCTTGTCAGGAACGGCGGTGATGACCACGTCAAAATGGGGCACCATGCGTGGAAGGCAGTGTTGTTATTGCTTTTTGGCAGTATGAGCACTGTGGAGATCTTTATTTCGATTGAACGCGGTTATGAGTACAAGCTATCAGCAGTGATAATTTGGTTGATCTGCATGTACGCAATGGCCGCGGGAATAAAATATGGTGAGTTCGTTAAGCATAAGCCTTATAGGCACAACGCACTAGTGAAGTATATTGGAGGAATAAGCTATCCTATATATTTGAATCACTATTCATTTGGGATGATTATGGTATCGTGGTTGTTTTCATTAGGTTTTCCAATGCCTATTGTTTTCGTTCTCTCCATCCTGCTCGTTTTAGGTTTGAGCATGGCCGTTATGTGGTTGGAAAAGAGGATGCAAAACGCCGTCAGGGGACGGTTCCCTAAACCCGCCGCCAAACGAGATCAACATGGCGGTTTAGCGTCCCCGATAGGGAATCAGGAAACCCCACGGCTATTGGGTGGTGAGCAGTGGGGACGTAACCGATGA
- a CDS encoding TIGR01458 family HAD-type hydrolase, producing MTRGVLLDLAGVIYDSEIAIPGGIDAVARLRQAGLAIRFVSNTTRSSKQRVLERLEAMGLTVTNADVFTPAHAAREWLLRNGRAPYLLVHPGLAPDFCELPDRDKRAVIVGDAGDAFTYAALNDAFRELSAGAELLALATNRTFRDADGGLSLDAGPFVAALEFASLKRATVLGKPSPAFFLSALASMDCPPDQAIMVGDDAEADIAGALRAGLSGALLVRTGKYRQGDEKRFDPRPTATVADLAAATDWIIARRD from the coding sequence ATGACAAGGGGTGTACTGCTGGACCTCGCAGGCGTCATCTACGATAGCGAGATCGCCATACCAGGCGGGATCGACGCTGTCGCGCGTTTGCGCCAGGCCGGTTTGGCCATACGCTTCGTAAGCAATACCACGCGCTCGTCGAAACAGAGGGTTCTCGAACGTCTGGAGGCGATGGGACTCACCGTTACCAATGCAGATGTTTTCACGCCGGCGCACGCTGCACGCGAATGGCTGCTTCGCAATGGCCGCGCGCCATACTTGTTGGTTCACCCCGGCCTTGCGCCGGATTTTTGCGAACTGCCGGATCGCGACAAGCGCGCCGTCATCGTCGGCGATGCCGGAGACGCCTTCACATATGCGGCGTTGAATGACGCGTTCCGCGAACTGAGCGCGGGGGCCGAATTGCTGGCTCTTGCCACCAACCGGACGTTTCGGGATGCTGACGGCGGGCTCAGCCTCGATGCAGGGCCATTCGTCGCGGCATTGGAATTTGCCTCCCTGAAACGCGCAACCGTTCTCGGCAAGCCCTCGCCGGCATTCTTTCTGTCGGCGCTGGCAAGCATGGACTGTCCGCCGGATCAGGCGATCATGGTCGGTGACGACGCCGAGGCCGATATAGCTGGCGCCCTGCGCGCCGGACTTTCGGGCGCGTTGCTGGTGCGGACAGGCAAATACCGGCAGGGCGATGAGAAACGGTTTGATCCGCGCCCGACCGCAACCGTCGCCGATCTCGCGGCGGCAACCGACTGGATCATTGCGCGCCGAGACTGA